Part of the Sorghum bicolor cultivar BTx623 chromosome 1, Sorghum_bicolor_NCBIv3, whole genome shotgun sequence genome, TGAATTTATGTTCAAATTTATTCAATAGGTAGAGTGGAATATTATTACTAGATCTGTCATGCAAAGTACTTAAGTATGCATTGTAAGTTTGCTTATTTGTACAAATCTCTATAGAAAAGACGAATATCAAACGAATGAATGAAAAAAGGTCGACAGTGTCATACGTTTCAAAATGGAGGAAGTATTATAGCATCAATATATCTACTATACGGTAGAATCTGAAAATATTACTTAGATGCTGTCAAGACTTGAGTATACAATTTTCCCAATAATGAGTGTAGACATCAACGTTTTATTAGAAAAATGCCCATTATAAATAGTAACTGAACATTGGTTAATTTAAGAATAGTACTTCTCAAGCATGTCGTTCTTACCAGCCAAGGAAATCATATATATTGCGGTTTGCCTTAAGCATCAAGTTTATCTCGTCTTTTGTCAACGCATCTGGATGAGTACGGCCATACTTGCTAAATATAGCATCGAATTTTGATGGGTCAAACCTGAACAAGACCAAGTTAAAAACTAGTTACTTTTAAAGAGAAATTTTATGTCGAGAATGACTTTTAAATTTGTGGCCTTTCAGAAGAGAATAAGCAAGACATACCTCCCTTCAGTGTCATACGTTTCAGAATCACTACCGTGCTTGGCCTTATGAATGTTCCTTATATGGATGGAGAGCAAAAGGGAGGGTAACCATCCCTACATCGAAAGAGAAAATTTCTGTTTTAGTAAAATGTGCCACTGATCCTTGAACTTGGCTCAACGTATTACCATCATGTTCAAACTCCTAAAATGGGGAAAAAAATTAAGTGGGCGATGGGTCTATTCTATCTCAGGTGCGACCCCCTCGCTGATGGACGCACGCAAGACGGAATGAACCTGTCGCTCACCCAATTTTCTTCCCCAAAATGTATATCTAGATAGCTAAACTTAATGATTGTGTCACTTGAGATTAAATTCACCAAAATTTGAATTAATCCGTCTGCGTGACACATTAATGGCATGGAACCGAAACACTGGATTCACATGTTGGTCTCATCTTCTCGACATAGAACCGACTTGCAGGATtcataattgtcaaataaacaaggcctaaacatgtagggcctgtttggtacagctcacaacagcttcatgagctgttgtgagctgtttttttttgtcaaacacttatttccaaaacagcttcatgggtgaagctgtttttcccctCCTCTCACAAATACATAAGTTtgatgaagctggaaaaaagtagcttattgcggcttctctctcatttctctctctcatctatgtatgaagtagttggtgaagctattttgccaaacactttttccaaaacagctcagctttatctagaaagtcactcatgaagctattttctgaaaaaacagctttactagtgaagttgagctgtgtcaAACAAGCCCGTAGAGAGTGGTCCACACAATGTTACCGGCTGAGTGGGATAACTCATGACGAGGTTGATGAGGAACCCGACAACGAGGGATGTAAAGAACCCACACCCTATTGCTCGCATGCCTGAAAATCATGGAGGCAAAGCAAATTAAATGATCATCAGAACAGCGGAATCGATGAAGCCTTgtctgtggtaaatattgtccaatcatagactaattaggatcaaaagatttgtctcacgatttataaacaaactgtgtaattagtttttgtttttgtttatatttagtgcttcacgaTGTGACGTGAAACCTTTTTAAATTTtagtggaaactaaacaagacctaatctTCACCTGTCGATCGATTACTAATTTATTACTACCACTGGCAGTGGCAGAGAAGACGATTTTGCTCTGCACGCGGCTCTGCTATGCTGCCCACAGACTTACCAGCATGAAAACATGCATGTTATGTCATTTGGGTGATTCGATCCGATGGTCAGTGGTCACCTACCTTTGAAAGTCTCCCAGGGGTAGACGATGCCGTCGCCGTTGCGGTCGAAGAAGGCCACGTGCTGCTGAAGCACGCTCATGCCGCGGGGGTCGCGCCCCTCGGTCCCGTTCGGATGGTCCGCGTCCACCGCCACCATAGCCCTCGCGAGATCTGCAGGGACAGAGAGACACGGAAATATTGAGCTCCTGCGCTTCGATCCTCCCTGagctgcatgcatcatgtttcgtTGGTCGTTGCCATGTACTAGTGCAGTGCAGTTAGTGCAGAACAGAACACAGCTGATCGAGCTGCCAGATTAGGCGGCGACGACGTTGATGAAAGATTGGAGTTGCGGCAATGCTTACATGGCTTGGGAAGCTGCTCCTGCAGGTCGGTGTTGAGCTTCCGCTCCCTCGTCACGGGAGCCCTGGGTGCCTCCGTCTccagcgacgacgacggcgacgccaTGCTCGCTAGCGCTTGGAGCTCGCGAGTTCCGCAGACCAAACCAGCAAGGAACCGGGGTTTTGGAGAAGTGCAGCGACAAGCAGGGAGACGACGCAGGAAGGGTCGGGAGCCGGAGCCAGCGATACCTTTGGGGAGCTGGAGAAAGGTGCCGAGACGGCTCTCTCTGCTTTAAAGCCGTCGGCCACGACCACGACGCCGAGAAGCATGGGGCGGCAGGGTGCGCCGTCCACCCGGCAGCTGCCGCACAGGGCGCGCGAACTACACGTGGTGGGCAGCAGCGCCAAGCATTGATCGCGAAACACAAACTTGCACAAGTACAACGCACGCGCAGTTTCGGAGTATAGAAACGGCGTTCGAAGTGATGGCGCGGGTCCCTA contains:
- the LOC8085282 gene encoding peroxygenase, producing the protein MASPSSSLETEAPRAPVTRERKLNTDLQEQLPKPYLARAMVAVDADHPNGTEGRDPRGMSVLQQHVAFFDRNGDGIVYPWETFKGMRAIGCGFFTSLVVGFLINLVMSYPTQPGWLPSLLLSIHIRNIHKAKHGSDSETYDTEGRFDPSKFDAIFSKYGRTHPDALTKDEINLMLKANRNIYDFLGWIAAIAEWHLLYSVAKDKDDLLQREIVRGVFDASLFERLQNSKKSS